A window from Culex pipiens pallens isolate TS chromosome 3, TS_CPP_V2, whole genome shotgun sequence encodes these proteins:
- the LOC120426266 gene encoding activated Cdc42 kinase-like isoform X2 gives MEPKTVDLYEFLVESELQQYYNSLKNDLKITTIAHLKYATDEDLRQVCGLSRPETRRLRKYYEKYYPHGYLNKIKRLLQTPKKDEGSVGSPTTSVEPLKTCPSPSKIPNNKHIIPADAITVNKQLGTGEFGIVQQGVWTNGTERIQVAIKCLCRERMQSNPMEFLKEAGIMHSIEHENIVRLYGVVLDTESLMLVTELAHLRSLLECLKDPGLRVSFLTVPTLCEFAAQICNGMMYLESNRLIHRDLAARNILVFSKNKVKISDFGLSRALGVGKDYYQTNFNINLKLPIAWCAPECINFLRFTNASDVWAYGVCLWEIFSYGFQPWAALTGHQILEAIDEPNYQRLEKPECCPKEYYSLMVKCWQHDATKRPKFTEIYQLLPDMKPEQLKTIVSFSEPKKDHLLYRQGEIITVLDKSSNSPYWKGVLNSGKTGLFNPANTVAYLDSLPSSVNRDSFSRTSERTSKRKIRTDMISRPQNDLKHTGHVGIDGAYFGDVAFLASPQNIVTPYKPSEDLEQTPLLLPPTPTSPDSIQTASGYFSDTLQTGHQNFVNAGEAHDRSTVDSGLASAFDFRNSGFKDSNPFINVDVNGDGQNNTHVKESKTGDGHEPHEYHEISDDDIPTEKVFGGTSLLDEMENLFKSFASASENPQLQQIQSMHQPPLSPDVENTNKRNELTEQLSSRLNRKNSSSSGTVSSSKGGTKSSKKKTSTVKPISVKDERLLNQAIEIANEISAKSMTDLVSDSSQQTSSPKRKFSFRFPHIHGHHHGSGGGGGGAGSGGSSGSGGVPLKSDQHGSMGSGSGSGGVLGGSGGGGGGGPSGSGSGSRGSGSDKDHLASGSGSSSGHHHHHHGTGTLSSAYRERRNFSEEAKNVPDLHRYRSLTGIESYRGNDSIRIPLFDKESSDFCFEKSRELLSRPFGLDISAAAQTLDGRHFDKKTRDLIGENLLDIEKTLNALNLDFLQTYQELEKADSAETLFGDGFGNTPFRKSPPASSLARGGSLEGKGGKLGSTSVFSSEKGSGSGGSSVTGKSPPTKKQFEMNLYSELNGSESRVRSPKGIPIRDFKFRQTIDPRCKDRADYYNMKNEYLSDLTRKQQSQVLASSPVKKTANSSNQSINQLYQIYNTPMTARKFDDSTVSIMASACQQRQRSLSFTENYELKSPSCAIDAKLLSMCQSVTSAIKSVPLIPAVPTPPPPAIGKSRKMISYKPKSIRARNLRRLSYNPISMITSSSSSSESEHDPRQLAHSECDIRSKLSARRRRYMQRRSNSNSASSQDKLYGSNASIKSAPQYNYNSDRQQQQFYNNYPYHYTDYADRDDDDDDDDDDRPPNPVIPLPVPAPPSTVPDNIYDFVVPPPPPAKYANDPTPTPPPPAKYANKLYSTAAAEFDVSKLTGKSPTTQSYFAQQPPAAAPTILPEPLPQPAKQQPQPGFQWPEKIHGALVKHNDMLWQRQKQLFGGSATAGGTTAGSGGVGGGGGGISSDTSSTETDSIDFRRELGSAMMPPSPAP, from the exons AAATGACCTCAAAATCACCACAATCGCTCACCTCAAGTACGCCACGGACGAGGATCTGCGCCAGGTTTGCGGCCTTTCGCGACCCGAGACGCGCCGGTTACGCAAGTACTACGAAAAGTACTATCCCCATGGGTACCTCAACAAGATCAAACGGCTGCTGCAAACGCCGAAAAAGGACGAGGGAAGCGTCGGAAGTCCTACGACGAGCGTGGAACCGTTGAAGACGTGTCCATCGCCGAGTAAGATCCCGAACAACAAGCACATCATCCCGGCGGATGCCATCACGGTGAACAAGCAGCTTGGCACGGGCGAGTTTGGGATCGTGCAGCAGGGCGTTTGGACCAACGGGACGGAACGGATTCAGGTGGCGATCAAGTGTTTGTGCCGGGAGCGGATGCAGTCGAATCCGATGGAGTTTTTGAAGGAAGCTGGGATTATGCACTCGATCGAGCATGAGAATATTGTGCGGTTGTACGGGGTGGTGCTGGACACGGAATCGCTCATGTTGGTCACGGAGTTGGCCCATTTGCGGTCGTTGCTGGAGTGCCTGAAAGATCCGGGGCTGCGGGTTAGCTTTTTGACGGTGCCGACGCTGTGCGAGTTTGCGGCGCAGATTTGTAACGGGATGATGTATTTGGAAAGCAATCGACTGATTCATAGAGACTTGGCAGCTAGAAATATCCTAGTGTTTAGTAAGAACAAGGTGAAAATTTCCGACTTTGGGCTGTCGCGAGCACTCGGAGTTGGAAAGGATTACTACCAGActaactttaacatcaatcTGAAGCTTCCAATCGCGTGGTGCGCACCGGAGTGCATCAACTTCCTTAGGTTTACGAATGCCTCGGACGTGTGGGCGTACGGAGTTTGTCTGTGGGAGATATTCTCGTACGGGTTCCAACCGTGGGCTGCCCTCACCGGCCATCAGATTCTCGAAGCCATCGATGAACCAAACTACCAGCGGCTGGAAAAGCCCGAATGCTGCCCCAAGGAGTACTACTCACTGATGGTCAAGTGCTGGCAGCATGACGCCACCAAGCGGCCCAAGTTCACCGAAATCTACCAACTGCTGCCGGACATGAAGCCGGAGCAGCTCAAAACCATCGTATCTTTCAGTGAGCCCAAAAAGGATCACCTACTTTACCGGCAGGGCGAAATTATTACCGTACTGGACAAGAGTTCCAACTCTCCGTACTGGAAGGGCGTCCTGAACTCGGGCAAAACGGGCCTTTTCAACCCGGCCAACACCGTTGCCTATCTGGACAGTCTGCCGTCGTCGGTGAATCGCGACAGCTTCAGCAGAACCTCGGAACGTACGAGCAAGCGCAAGATCCGCACCGACATGATTTCCCGACCGCAGAACGACCTCAAACACACGGGCCACGTGGGCATCGATGGGGCGTACTTTGGCGACGTGGCCTTCCTCGCGAGTCCCCAGAAT ATCGTAACGCCGTACAAGCCATCGGAAGATCTGGAGCAGAcgccgctgctgctgccgccgaCGCCAACCAGTCCGGACTCGATCCAAACCGCCAGCGGGTACTTTTCCGACACGCTCCAAACCGGCCACCAGAACTTTGTGAACGCTGGTGAAGCGCACGACCGGTCCACGGTGGACAGCGGGCTGGCCAGTGCGTTCGACTTCCGTAACAGTGGCTTCAAGGACAGCAACCCGTTCATCAACGTCGACGTCAACGGGGACGGCCAGAACAACACCCACGTCAAG GAGTCCAAAACCGGCGACGGCCACGAACCGCACGAGTACCACGAAATCTCCGACGATGACATCCCGACGGAGAAGGTGTTCGGCGGGACGTCCCTGTTGGACGAGATGGAGAACCTTTTCAAGAGCTTTGCGAGCGCCTCGGAGAACCCGCAGCTGCAGCAGATTCAGAGTATGCATCAGCCGCCCCTCTCGCCGGATGTGGAAAACACCAACAAGCGGAACGAACTGACGGAGCAGCTGTCGTCGAGGTTAAACCGGAAGAACAGCTCCAGCTCGGGAACGGTCAGCAGCAGTAAGGGAG GAACTAAATCCAGCAAGAAGAAAACCAGCACCGTCAAGCCCATCTCCGTCAAGGACGAACGGCTGCTCAACCAAGCCATCGAGATTGCCAACGAAATCAGTGCAAA ATCAATGACCGACCTGGTGTCGGACTCGAGCCAGCAAACGTCCAGCCCGAAGCGCAAGTTTAGCTTCCGCTTTCCGCACATTCACGGCCATCACCACGGttcgggtggtggtggtggtggcgccgGAAGTGGCGGCAGCTCTGGTAGCGGTGGAGTTCCGTTAAAGTCCGATCAGCATGGTTCGATGGGGTCGGGAAGTGGTAGTGGAGGGGTGCTTGGAGGAAGCGGAGGAGGAGGTGGGGGTGGCCCCAGCGGATCTGGCAGTGGAAGTCGGGGCTCGGGTTCCGACAAGGACCACCTGGCGTCCGGGTCGGGGTCCTCGTCAGGGCATCACCACCATCATCACGGAACGGGGACGCTTTCGAGTGCGTACCGGGAGCGGAGGAACTTCTCCGAGGAGGCGAAGAATGTGCCGGATTTGCat CGCTATCGATCGTTGACCGGGATTGAAAGCTATCGCGGCAACGATAGCATCCGGATTCCGCTGTTTGACAAGGAATCGTCGGACTTTTGCTTCGAGAAGAGCCGCGAGCTGTTGTCGCGCCCGTTCGGGTTGGACATTTCGGCGGCGGCTCAGACGCTCGATGGGCGGCACTTTGACAAGAAGACGCGGGACTTGATCGGGGAGAACCTGCTGGACATTGAGAAGACGCTGAACGCGCTGAATCTGGACTTTCTGCAGACGTACCAGGAGCTGGAGAAGGCGGACTCGGCGGAGACGCTATTTGGGGATGGGTTTGGGAATACGCCGTTCCGGAAGAGTCCGCCGGCGAGTTCGTTGGCGCGGGGAGGATCACTGGAGGGGAAGGGTGGGAAATTGGGATCGACGTCGGTGTTTAGCAGCGAGAAGGGCAGTGGAAGTGGAGGATCGTCGGTAACCGGGAAGAGTCCACCGACGAAGAAGCAGTTCGAGATGAATTTGTACTCGGAGTTGAATGGGAGCGAGAGTAGGGTGCGATCACCGAAGGGAATTCCGATTAGGGACTTTAAGTTTCGGCAGACGATCGATCCGCGGTGTAAGGATCGCGCGGATTATTACAACATGAAGAACGAATATCTGTCGGATTTGACGCGCAAACAGCAGAGTCAGGTGCTGGCTTCGTCGCCGGTGAAGAAGACTGCCAACTCAAGCAATCAGTCGATCAACCAGCTGTACCAGATCTACAACACTCCGATGACGGCTAGGAAGTTTGACGATAGTACGGTGTCGATCATGGCTTCGGCCTGCCAGCAGCGTCAGCGATCGCTGTCCTTTACAGAAAACTACGAACTCAAATCGCCTTCGTGCGCGATCGACGCAAAGCTGCTTTCGATGTGCCAGTCGGTAACGTCCGCGATCAAGTCGGTTCCGTTGATACCGGCGGTACCGACCCCTCCCCCGCCCGCAATCGGCAAGTCCCGCAAGATGATCTCGTACAAACCCAAAAGCATCCGCGCTCGAAACCTGCGCCGGCTCAGCTACAACCCGATCAGCATGATCACCTCGTCCTCGTCGAGTAGCGAAAGCGAACACGATCCTCGCCAGCTAGCCCACTCGGAGTGCGACATCCGGTCCAAGCTCAGCGCGCGACGCCGACGTTACATGCAACGACGCTCCAACAGCAACAGCGCCAGCAGCCAGGACAAACTGTACGGCTCGAACGCCAGCATCAAGTCTGCCCCCCAATACAACTACAACAGCGATCGACAGCAGCAACAGTTCTACAACAACTACCCGTACCACTACACCGACTACGCCGACCgagacgatgacgatgacgacgacgacgacgatcgaccCCCGAATCCCGTCATCCCCCTTCCCGTCCCCGCACCCCCCTCCACCGTCCCCGACAACATCTACGACTTTGTAGTCCCACCCCCGCCTCCGGCCAAGTACGCCAACGACCCGACGCCAACGCCACCACCCCCGGCCAAGTACGCCAACAAACTGTACTCGACGGCCGCGGCCGAGTTTGACGTGTCCAAGCTAACCGGCAAGAGCCCAACCACCCAGAGCTACTTTGCCCAGCAACCCCCGGCGGCGGCCCCCACCATACTCCCGGAACCACTCCCACAACCCGCAAAGCAGCAGCCCCAACCCGGCTTCCAGTGGCCGGAAAAGATCCACGGGGCGCTCGTCAAGCACAACGACATGCTGTGGCAGCGGCAGAAGCAGCTCTTCGGTGGTAGTGCCACTGCCGGAGGAACAACGGCCGGAAGTGGTGGCGTTGGTGGCGGAGGCGGTGGAATCTCCAGCGATACCTCCTCGACCGAGACGGACTCGATCGACTTTCGGCGGGAGTTGGGCTCGGCGATGATGCCGCCCAGTCCGGCGCCGTGA
- the LOC120426266 gene encoding activated Cdc42 kinase-like isoform X1 — protein MEPKTVDLYEFLVESELQQYYNSLKNDLKITTIAHLKYATDEDLRQVCGLSRPETRRLRKYYEKYYPHGYLNKIKRLLQTPKKDEGSVGSPTTSVEPLKTCPSPSKIPNNKHIIPADAITVNKQLGTGEFGIVQQGVWTNGTERIQVAIKCLCRERMQSNPMEFLKEAGIMHSIEHENIVRLYGVVLDTESLMLVTELAHLRSLLECLKDPGLRVSFLTVPTLCEFAAQICNGMMYLESNRLIHRDLAARNILVFSKNKVKISDFGLSRALGVGKDYYQTNFNINLKLPIAWCAPECINFLRFTNASDVWAYGVCLWEIFSYGFQPWAALTGHQILEAIDEPNYQRLEKPECCPKEYYSLMVKCWQHDATKRPKFTEIYQLLPDMKPEQLKTIVSFSEPKKDHLLYRQGEIITVLDKSSNSPYWKGVLNSGKTGLFNPANTVAYLDSLPSSVNRDSFSRTSERTSKRKIRTDMISRPQNDLKHTGHVGIDGAYFGDVAFLASPQNLPRQIVTPYKPSEDLEQTPLLLPPTPTSPDSIQTASGYFSDTLQTGHQNFVNAGEAHDRSTVDSGLASAFDFRNSGFKDSNPFINVDVNGDGQNNTHVKESKTGDGHEPHEYHEISDDDIPTEKVFGGTSLLDEMENLFKSFASASENPQLQQIQSMHQPPLSPDVENTNKRNELTEQLSSRLNRKNSSSSGTVSSSKGGTKSSKKKTSTVKPISVKDERLLNQAIEIANEISAKSMTDLVSDSSQQTSSPKRKFSFRFPHIHGHHHGSGGGGGGAGSGGSSGSGGVPLKSDQHGSMGSGSGSGGVLGGSGGGGGGGPSGSGSGSRGSGSDKDHLASGSGSSSGHHHHHHGTGTLSSAYRERRNFSEEAKNVPDLHRYRSLTGIESYRGNDSIRIPLFDKESSDFCFEKSRELLSRPFGLDISAAAQTLDGRHFDKKTRDLIGENLLDIEKTLNALNLDFLQTYQELEKADSAETLFGDGFGNTPFRKSPPASSLARGGSLEGKGGKLGSTSVFSSEKGSGSGGSSVTGKSPPTKKQFEMNLYSELNGSESRVRSPKGIPIRDFKFRQTIDPRCKDRADYYNMKNEYLSDLTRKQQSQVLASSPVKKTANSSNQSINQLYQIYNTPMTARKFDDSTVSIMASACQQRQRSLSFTENYELKSPSCAIDAKLLSMCQSVTSAIKSVPLIPAVPTPPPPAIGKSRKMISYKPKSIRARNLRRLSYNPISMITSSSSSSESEHDPRQLAHSECDIRSKLSARRRRYMQRRSNSNSASSQDKLYGSNASIKSAPQYNYNSDRQQQQFYNNYPYHYTDYADRDDDDDDDDDDRPPNPVIPLPVPAPPSTVPDNIYDFVVPPPPPAKYANDPTPTPPPPAKYANKLYSTAAAEFDVSKLTGKSPTTQSYFAQQPPAAAPTILPEPLPQPAKQQPQPGFQWPEKIHGALVKHNDMLWQRQKQLFGGSATAGGTTAGSGGVGGGGGGISSDTSSTETDSIDFRRELGSAMMPPSPAP, from the exons AAATGACCTCAAAATCACCACAATCGCTCACCTCAAGTACGCCACGGACGAGGATCTGCGCCAGGTTTGCGGCCTTTCGCGACCCGAGACGCGCCGGTTACGCAAGTACTACGAAAAGTACTATCCCCATGGGTACCTCAACAAGATCAAACGGCTGCTGCAAACGCCGAAAAAGGACGAGGGAAGCGTCGGAAGTCCTACGACGAGCGTGGAACCGTTGAAGACGTGTCCATCGCCGAGTAAGATCCCGAACAACAAGCACATCATCCCGGCGGATGCCATCACGGTGAACAAGCAGCTTGGCACGGGCGAGTTTGGGATCGTGCAGCAGGGCGTTTGGACCAACGGGACGGAACGGATTCAGGTGGCGATCAAGTGTTTGTGCCGGGAGCGGATGCAGTCGAATCCGATGGAGTTTTTGAAGGAAGCTGGGATTATGCACTCGATCGAGCATGAGAATATTGTGCGGTTGTACGGGGTGGTGCTGGACACGGAATCGCTCATGTTGGTCACGGAGTTGGCCCATTTGCGGTCGTTGCTGGAGTGCCTGAAAGATCCGGGGCTGCGGGTTAGCTTTTTGACGGTGCCGACGCTGTGCGAGTTTGCGGCGCAGATTTGTAACGGGATGATGTATTTGGAAAGCAATCGACTGATTCATAGAGACTTGGCAGCTAGAAATATCCTAGTGTTTAGTAAGAACAAGGTGAAAATTTCCGACTTTGGGCTGTCGCGAGCACTCGGAGTTGGAAAGGATTACTACCAGActaactttaacatcaatcTGAAGCTTCCAATCGCGTGGTGCGCACCGGAGTGCATCAACTTCCTTAGGTTTACGAATGCCTCGGACGTGTGGGCGTACGGAGTTTGTCTGTGGGAGATATTCTCGTACGGGTTCCAACCGTGGGCTGCCCTCACCGGCCATCAGATTCTCGAAGCCATCGATGAACCAAACTACCAGCGGCTGGAAAAGCCCGAATGCTGCCCCAAGGAGTACTACTCACTGATGGTCAAGTGCTGGCAGCATGACGCCACCAAGCGGCCCAAGTTCACCGAAATCTACCAACTGCTGCCGGACATGAAGCCGGAGCAGCTCAAAACCATCGTATCTTTCAGTGAGCCCAAAAAGGATCACCTACTTTACCGGCAGGGCGAAATTATTACCGTACTGGACAAGAGTTCCAACTCTCCGTACTGGAAGGGCGTCCTGAACTCGGGCAAAACGGGCCTTTTCAACCCGGCCAACACCGTTGCCTATCTGGACAGTCTGCCGTCGTCGGTGAATCGCGACAGCTTCAGCAGAACCTCGGAACGTACGAGCAAGCGCAAGATCCGCACCGACATGATTTCCCGACCGCAGAACGACCTCAAACACACGGGCCACGTGGGCATCGATGGGGCGTACTTTGGCGACGTGGCCTTCCTCGCGAGTCCCCAGAAT CTCCCCCGCCAGATCGTAACGCCGTACAAGCCATCGGAAGATCTGGAGCAGAcgccgctgctgctgccgccgaCGCCAACCAGTCCGGACTCGATCCAAACCGCCAGCGGGTACTTTTCCGACACGCTCCAAACCGGCCACCAGAACTTTGTGAACGCTGGTGAAGCGCACGACCGGTCCACGGTGGACAGCGGGCTGGCCAGTGCGTTCGACTTCCGTAACAGTGGCTTCAAGGACAGCAACCCGTTCATCAACGTCGACGTCAACGGGGACGGCCAGAACAACACCCACGTCAAG GAGTCCAAAACCGGCGACGGCCACGAACCGCACGAGTACCACGAAATCTCCGACGATGACATCCCGACGGAGAAGGTGTTCGGCGGGACGTCCCTGTTGGACGAGATGGAGAACCTTTTCAAGAGCTTTGCGAGCGCCTCGGAGAACCCGCAGCTGCAGCAGATTCAGAGTATGCATCAGCCGCCCCTCTCGCCGGATGTGGAAAACACCAACAAGCGGAACGAACTGACGGAGCAGCTGTCGTCGAGGTTAAACCGGAAGAACAGCTCCAGCTCGGGAACGGTCAGCAGCAGTAAGGGAG GAACTAAATCCAGCAAGAAGAAAACCAGCACCGTCAAGCCCATCTCCGTCAAGGACGAACGGCTGCTCAACCAAGCCATCGAGATTGCCAACGAAATCAGTGCAAA ATCAATGACCGACCTGGTGTCGGACTCGAGCCAGCAAACGTCCAGCCCGAAGCGCAAGTTTAGCTTCCGCTTTCCGCACATTCACGGCCATCACCACGGttcgggtggtggtggtggtggcgccgGAAGTGGCGGCAGCTCTGGTAGCGGTGGAGTTCCGTTAAAGTCCGATCAGCATGGTTCGATGGGGTCGGGAAGTGGTAGTGGAGGGGTGCTTGGAGGAAGCGGAGGAGGAGGTGGGGGTGGCCCCAGCGGATCTGGCAGTGGAAGTCGGGGCTCGGGTTCCGACAAGGACCACCTGGCGTCCGGGTCGGGGTCCTCGTCAGGGCATCACCACCATCATCACGGAACGGGGACGCTTTCGAGTGCGTACCGGGAGCGGAGGAACTTCTCCGAGGAGGCGAAGAATGTGCCGGATTTGCat CGCTATCGATCGTTGACCGGGATTGAAAGCTATCGCGGCAACGATAGCATCCGGATTCCGCTGTTTGACAAGGAATCGTCGGACTTTTGCTTCGAGAAGAGCCGCGAGCTGTTGTCGCGCCCGTTCGGGTTGGACATTTCGGCGGCGGCTCAGACGCTCGATGGGCGGCACTTTGACAAGAAGACGCGGGACTTGATCGGGGAGAACCTGCTGGACATTGAGAAGACGCTGAACGCGCTGAATCTGGACTTTCTGCAGACGTACCAGGAGCTGGAGAAGGCGGACTCGGCGGAGACGCTATTTGGGGATGGGTTTGGGAATACGCCGTTCCGGAAGAGTCCGCCGGCGAGTTCGTTGGCGCGGGGAGGATCACTGGAGGGGAAGGGTGGGAAATTGGGATCGACGTCGGTGTTTAGCAGCGAGAAGGGCAGTGGAAGTGGAGGATCGTCGGTAACCGGGAAGAGTCCACCGACGAAGAAGCAGTTCGAGATGAATTTGTACTCGGAGTTGAATGGGAGCGAGAGTAGGGTGCGATCACCGAAGGGAATTCCGATTAGGGACTTTAAGTTTCGGCAGACGATCGATCCGCGGTGTAAGGATCGCGCGGATTATTACAACATGAAGAACGAATATCTGTCGGATTTGACGCGCAAACAGCAGAGTCAGGTGCTGGCTTCGTCGCCGGTGAAGAAGACTGCCAACTCAAGCAATCAGTCGATCAACCAGCTGTACCAGATCTACAACACTCCGATGACGGCTAGGAAGTTTGACGATAGTACGGTGTCGATCATGGCTTCGGCCTGCCAGCAGCGTCAGCGATCGCTGTCCTTTACAGAAAACTACGAACTCAAATCGCCTTCGTGCGCGATCGACGCAAAGCTGCTTTCGATGTGCCAGTCGGTAACGTCCGCGATCAAGTCGGTTCCGTTGATACCGGCGGTACCGACCCCTCCCCCGCCCGCAATCGGCAAGTCCCGCAAGATGATCTCGTACAAACCCAAAAGCATCCGCGCTCGAAACCTGCGCCGGCTCAGCTACAACCCGATCAGCATGATCACCTCGTCCTCGTCGAGTAGCGAAAGCGAACACGATCCTCGCCAGCTAGCCCACTCGGAGTGCGACATCCGGTCCAAGCTCAGCGCGCGACGCCGACGTTACATGCAACGACGCTCCAACAGCAACAGCGCCAGCAGCCAGGACAAACTGTACGGCTCGAACGCCAGCATCAAGTCTGCCCCCCAATACAACTACAACAGCGATCGACAGCAGCAACAGTTCTACAACAACTACCCGTACCACTACACCGACTACGCCGACCgagacgatgacgatgacgacgacgacgacgatcgaccCCCGAATCCCGTCATCCCCCTTCCCGTCCCCGCACCCCCCTCCACCGTCCCCGACAACATCTACGACTTTGTAGTCCCACCCCCGCCTCCGGCCAAGTACGCCAACGACCCGACGCCAACGCCACCACCCCCGGCCAAGTACGCCAACAAACTGTACTCGACGGCCGCGGCCGAGTTTGACGTGTCCAAGCTAACCGGCAAGAGCCCAACCACCCAGAGCTACTTTGCCCAGCAACCCCCGGCGGCGGCCCCCACCATACTCCCGGAACCACTCCCACAACCCGCAAAGCAGCAGCCCCAACCCGGCTTCCAGTGGCCGGAAAAGATCCACGGGGCGCTCGTCAAGCACAACGACATGCTGTGGCAGCGGCAGAAGCAGCTCTTCGGTGGTAGTGCCACTGCCGGAGGAACAACGGCCGGAAGTGGTGGCGTTGGTGGCGGAGGCGGTGGAATCTCCAGCGATACCTCCTCGACCGAGACGGACTCGATCGACTTTCGGCGGGAGTTGGGCTCGGCGATGATGCCGCCCAGTCCGGCGCCGTGA